One Ricinus communis isolate WT05 ecotype wild-type chromosome 1, ASM1957865v1, whole genome shotgun sequence DNA window includes the following coding sequences:
- the LOC8275069 gene encoding uncharacterized WD repeat-containing protein C2A9.03-like, producing MVLQTVATVKGHLDFSFATAWHPDGHVFATGNQDKTCRVWDIRNLSSSIAILKGNLGAVRSIRFSSNGQFMVVAEPADFVHVYSTKADYKRRQEIDFFGEISGVALSPDDESLYIGIWDRTYASLLQYNKRHTYGYLDSYL from the coding sequence ATGGTTTTGCAGACTGTAGCCACAGTCAAAGGTCATCTAGATTTCTCCTTTGCAACTGCGTGGCACCCTGATGGACATGTGTTTGCCACGGGTAATCAAGATAAAACTTGCAGGGTATGGGATATAAGAAACTTGTCGTCATCCATTGCAATCCTGAAGGGGAACTTGGGTGCTGTGAGATCCATTCGCTTTTCATCAAATGGCCAGTTCATGGTGGTGGCTGAACCTGCAGATTTCGTTCATGTGTATAGTACCAAAGCAGACTACAAGAGGCGGCAAGAGATTGATTTCTTTGGTGAGATATCTGGAGTAGCTCTAAGTCCAGATGACGAGTCTTTATACATAGGAATCTGGGATCGGACTTATGCAAGCTTGCTACAATATAACAAAAGGCATACATATGGATATCTTGATTCATATTTATGA